In Peromyscus eremicus chromosome 2, PerEre_H2_v1, whole genome shotgun sequence, a single genomic region encodes these proteins:
- the LOC131904363 gene encoding heterogeneous nuclear ribonucleoprotein C: MASNVTNKTDPRSMNSRVFIGNLNTLVVKKSDVEAIFSKYGKIVGCSVHKGFAFVQYVNERNARAAVAGEDGRMIAGQVLDINLAAEPKVNRGKAGVKRSAAEMYGSSFDLDYDFQRDYYDRMYSYPARVPPPPPIARAVVPSKRQRVSGNTSRRGKSGFNSKSGQRGSSSKSGKLKGDDLQAIKKELTQIKQKVDSLLESLEKIEKEQSKQADLSFSSPVEMKNEKSEEEQSSASVKKDETNVKMESEAGADDSAEEGDLLDDDDNEDRGDDQLELIKDDEKEAEEGEDDRDSANGEDDS; the protein is encoded by the coding sequence ATGGCTAGCAATGTTACCAACAAAACAGACCCTCGATCCATGAATTCCCGTGTATTCATTGGGAATCTCAATACACTTGTGGTCAAGAAGTCTGATGTGGAGGCAATCTTTTCAAAGTATGGCAAAATTGTGGGTTGCTCTGTGCATAAGGGCTTTGCCTTCGTCCAGTATGTTAACGAAAGAAATGCCCGAGCTGCTGTAGCTGGAGAGGATGGCAGAATGATTGCTGGCCAGGTTTTAGATATTAATCTGGCTGCAGAGCCAAAAGTGAACCGAGGAAAAGCAGGTGTGAAACGATCTGCAGCGGAGATGTACGGTTCCTCATTTGATTTGGACTATGACTTTCAACGGGATTATTATGACAGGATGTACAGTTACCCAGCAcgtgttcctcctcctcctccgatTGCCCGAGCTGTGGTACCTTCTAAACGTCAGCGCGTTTCTGGAAACACCTCTCGAAGGGGGAAAAGTGGATTCAATTCGAAGAGTGGACAACGGGGATCTTCATCTAAGTCCGGAAAGTTGAAAGGTGATGACCTTCAGGCCATCAAGAAGGAGCTGACTCAGATAAAGCAAAAAGTAGATTCTCTGCTGGAAAGCCTGGAAAAAATTGAAAAggaacaaagcaagcaagcagacttGTCCTTCTCATCCCCAGTAGAGATGAAGAATGAAAAGTCTGAAGAAGAGCAGAGCAGTGCCTCTGTGAAAAAAGATGAGACTAATGTGAAGATGGAGTCTGAGGCCGGTGCAGATGATTCTGCTGAGGAGGGTGACCTGCtggatgatgatgacaatgaagaTCGGGGGGATGACCAGCTGGAGTTGATCAAGGATGATGAaaaagaggctgaggaaggagaggatGACAGAGACAGCGCCAATGGAGAGGATGACTCTTAA